One region of Natronorubrum aibiense genomic DNA includes:
- a CDS encoding universal stress protein, translating to MYESILVATDGSETAREAISHAVELANRFDARLYGIAVLERRTEYDNAIVDPDEVRRRQREQASEALEVVTEAAAAADVAVETTIRSGVPYEEIIAYADEQDASAIVIGARGRSSFRRALLGSTVDRVVRSTTRPVLVIDESE from the coding sequence ATGTACGAGTCGATTCTGGTCGCGACTGACGGGAGCGAGACGGCGCGCGAGGCCATCTCGCACGCGGTCGAACTCGCCAACCGGTTCGACGCGAGGCTGTACGGAATCGCCGTCCTCGAGCGCCGAACCGAGTACGACAATGCGATCGTCGATCCCGACGAAGTCAGGCGACGGCAACGCGAGCAAGCGAGCGAGGCCCTCGAGGTCGTCACCGAGGCGGCCGCCGCCGCCGACGTGGCGGTCGAAACGACGATTCGGTCCGGCGTACCATATGAGGAGATCATCGCGTACGCGGACGAACAGGACGCGAGTGCGATCGTGATCGGCGCCCGCGGCCGCTCGTCGTTTCGACGGGCGCTCCTCGGCAGCACCGTCGACCGCGTCGTCAGGTCCACGACCCGGCCAGTACTCGTCATCGACGAATCCGAGTGA
- the acs gene encoding acetate--CoA ligase: MVDRNGWGRDRPVLTGSPRSPPASFVEQANVSDPGIYDEFEENWPECWERAADLLSWDQSYETVLRDENAPFYQWFPDGKLNAAANCVDRHLESGRKTHAAIRWEGKHGERVTYTYRDLYVAINEFAAALRELGVEEDDVVTIYLPMIPELPIAMLSCARIGAPHNVVFAGLSADALATRMDAADSEFLVTCDGYYRRGDAFNQKSKADNALLKLEQDVRTVVVDRLGDDLPHVLGDDEYDYHELRELFAGETVDPVPRDAEDMLFLMYTSGTTGEPKGVVHTTGGYLAHAAWTSHAVLDVKPEDTYWCAADIGWITGHSYIIYGPLALGTTTVMYEGTPDYPDRDRLWEIVDRNAVDIFYTAPTAIRAFMKWGPEYPDRHELSSLRLLGTVGEPISPRPWNWYYDHIGNGECPVVDTWWQTETGAVTVSTLPGVDEMKPGAAGPSLPGMDVRVIDEDGTEVDPGDSGYLTIARPWPGMVRTLYDGDERFRTEYWDRFSDPENDDWRYFSGDAARIDEDGYITVLGRVDDVINVSGRRLSTMEIESAITGVEGVAEAAVVGRSSETTGTDVYAYVSTEGGYDDTDVREAIVDSIETAIGPIARPTEILFTPELPKTRSGKIMRRLLEDVANGEELGDTSALRNPEIVGEIQAEIGEE, from the coding sequence ATGGTCGATCGGAACGGGTGGGGACGCGACCGTCCTGTCCTCACCGGATCGCCCCGAAGCCCTCCAGCGTCGTTCGTCGAACAGGCGAACGTCTCGGATCCGGGGATTTACGACGAGTTCGAGGAGAACTGGCCCGAGTGCTGGGAGCGTGCCGCCGACTTGCTCTCGTGGGACCAGTCGTACGAGACCGTCCTCCGCGACGAGAACGCCCCGTTCTATCAGTGGTTTCCCGACGGGAAACTGAACGCCGCCGCGAACTGCGTCGATCGGCACCTCGAGTCGGGTCGCAAGACCCACGCCGCAATCCGGTGGGAGGGCAAACACGGCGAGCGAGTAACGTACACCTATCGGGACCTCTACGTCGCGATCAACGAGTTCGCCGCGGCCCTGCGGGAACTCGGCGTCGAAGAAGACGACGTCGTAACGATCTATCTGCCGATGATTCCCGAGTTGCCAATCGCGATGCTGTCGTGTGCTCGGATCGGTGCCCCGCACAACGTCGTCTTTGCGGGGCTATCTGCTGATGCGCTGGCGACCCGGATGGACGCCGCCGATAGCGAATTTCTGGTCACCTGTGATGGCTACTACCGACGCGGGGACGCGTTCAACCAGAAGAGTAAGGCCGACAACGCCCTGCTCAAACTCGAGCAAGACGTCCGGACGGTCGTCGTCGATCGACTCGGCGACGACCTACCACACGTCCTCGGCGACGACGAGTACGATTACCACGAACTTCGGGAGTTGTTCGCTGGTGAAACCGTCGATCCAGTGCCCAGAGACGCCGAAGACATGCTGTTTCTGATGTACACGTCTGGCACGACCGGTGAGCCGAAAGGCGTCGTCCACACGACGGGTGGGTATCTCGCACACGCCGCCTGGACGAGCCACGCCGTCCTCGACGTCAAGCCTGAGGATACCTACTGGTGTGCGGCCGACATCGGCTGGATTACGGGCCACTCGTACATCATCTACGGCCCGCTCGCGCTCGGAACGACGACGGTGATGTACGAGGGCACGCCCGACTATCCCGACCGGGACCGGCTGTGGGAGATCGTCGACCGGAACGCGGTCGATATCTTCTATACGGCACCGACGGCCATCCGCGCGTTCATGAAATGGGGGCCAGAGTATCCCGACCGCCACGAGCTCTCCTCGTTGCGGTTGCTCGGGACGGTCGGCGAACCGATCAGTCCCCGGCCGTGGAACTGGTACTACGATCACATCGGCAACGGGGAGTGTCCGGTCGTCGACACCTGGTGGCAGACCGAGACGGGTGCCGTAACGGTCTCGACGCTTCCGGGCGTCGACGAGATGAAACCCGGCGCGGCTGGACCGAGCCTCCCCGGCATGGATGTCCGCGTGATCGACGAGGACGGCACCGAGGTCGACCCCGGCGACTCCGGCTATCTCACCATTGCTCGCCCGTGGCCGGGAATGGTCCGGACGCTGTACGACGGCGACGAACGCTTCCGAACGGAGTACTGGGATCGCTTTTCAGACCCCGAAAACGATGACTGGCGCTACTTCAGCGGCGACGCGGCCCGGATCGACGAGGACGGCTACATCACCGTCCTCGGCCGCGTCGACGATGTCATCAACGTCTCCGGTCGTCGACTGAGTACGATGGAGATCGAGAGCGCGATCACCGGCGTCGAAGGCGTCGCCGAGGCCGCTGTCGTCGGCCGCTCGAGCGAGACGACGGGGACGGACGTTTATGCCTACGTTAGCACCGAAGGTGGCTACGACGACACGGACGTGCGCGAGGCGATCGTCGACAGCATCGAAACGGCGATCGGGCCGATCGCGCGGCCGACGGAGATCCTCTTTACACCCGAACTCCCCAAGACGCGCTCGGGGAAGATCATGCGCCGCCTGCTCGAGGACGTCGCGAACGGCGAAGAACTCGGCGATACGAGCGCGCTGCGCAATCCGGAGATCGTCGGCGAAATTCAAGCGGAGATCGGCGAGGAGTGA
- a CDS encoding universal stress protein, with protein MTLLVPFDGSELARNALEKAATFGELLDEEVVALTVIPDDAEYARERGWITDGEPFDPETIEAGMKTRAADVAPEATVRTERVNSDEPTSTSTTNVVREIRRIAGEIDASVVFIGSENAGSVIAPQSSVGSPVANDQRYDVYVVREPGADIDSEDISDIDSTID; from the coding sequence ATGACGCTACTCGTCCCGTTCGACGGTTCGGAGTTGGCTCGAAACGCCCTCGAGAAAGCCGCCACGTTCGGTGAGTTGCTCGACGAAGAGGTCGTCGCCCTGACGGTCATTCCGGACGACGCCGAATACGCTCGAGAGCGAGGCTGGATCACCGACGGCGAGCCGTTCGACCCCGAAACGATCGAAGCGGGGATGAAAACGCGGGCTGCCGACGTCGCGCCGGAAGCGACCGTCCGCACCGAGCGCGTAAATTCGGACGAACCGACATCGACCTCGACGACGAACGTCGTTCGCGAGATCCGGCGAATCGCCGGCGAGATCGATGCATCGGTCGTGTTCATCGGTTCGGAGAACGCTGGCTCGGTGATCGCTCCACAGTCGAGCGTCGGCAGCCCGGTCGCAAACGATCAGCGCTACGACGTGTACGTCGTTCGTGAACCCGGCGCAGACATCGACTCCGAAGACATCTCGGATATCGACTCGACGATCGACTAA